A single genomic interval of Juglans regia cultivar Chandler chromosome 1, Walnut 2.0, whole genome shotgun sequence harbors:
- the LOC108995993 gene encoding actin-depolymerizing factor-like: MSFRWLNRPNASWGMGVGDQTKNTFFELKWKKVHRYVIFKVDENKKEVVVEKTGGPAENYDDFTAALPENDCRYAVYDYDFVTSDNCQKSKIFFIAWSPSSSRIRAKMLYATSRDRFRRELDGVHYEIQATDPMEMDLEVIRDRAR; the protein is encoded by the exons ATGTCTTTCAGATGGCTCAACcgg CCAAACGCTTCGTGGGGCATGGGTGTTGGTGATCAAaccaaaaacacattttttgaATTGAAGTGGAAGAAGGTTCACCGATATGTGATTTTTAAGGTTGATGAGAATAAAAAGGAGGTTGTGGTTGAGAAGACAGGTGGTCCAGCTGAGAATTATGATGATTTCACTGCAGCTTTACCTGAGAATGATTGCCGATATGCCGTTTATGACTATGATTTCGTGACTTCTGATAACTGTCAAAAGAGCAAGATATTCTTCATCGCATG GTCTCCTTCATCCTCTCGAATCCGTGCCAAGATGCTCTATGCCACATCTAGAGACAGGTTCAGACGGGAGCTGGATGGTGTCCATTATGAGATTCAGGCTACTGACCCCATGGAGATGGATCTTGAAGTGATTAGAGACCGTGCACGCTGA